One window of Novosphingobium sp. P6W genomic DNA carries:
- a CDS encoding DNA polymerase III subunit chi codes for MRVDFYQLSRDPAEAALPLIARKVLSDGARLLVVSGNQDQRMRISRALWSLLPETFLANGHAGQGDEDRQPILVSDTPEPSNGAAFLAIADGQWREGQTPFARTFYMFDDESVQQARQVWRELRAREGVEHFYWKQEGGRWVQAG; via the coding sequence GTGCGCGTGGACTTCTACCAGCTGAGCCGCGACCCCGCCGAGGCGGCCTTGCCGCTGATTGCGCGCAAGGTTCTTTCGGACGGCGCGCGCCTGCTCGTCGTCTCGGGCAATCAGGATCAGCGGATGCGGATTTCGCGCGCGCTGTGGTCGCTCTTGCCCGAGACGTTCCTCGCCAATGGCCATGCCGGGCAGGGAGACGAGGATCGTCAGCCGATCCTCGTCTCCGATACGCCCGAACCGTCCAATGGCGCGGCGTTCCTCGCCATCGCCGATGGCCAGTGGCGTGAGGGGCAGACGCCTTTCGCGCGCACGTTCTATATGTTCGACGACGAGAGCGTGCAGCAGGCCCGGCAGGTCTGGCGCGAACTGCGCGCCCGCGAAGGAGTGGAACACTTTTACTGGAAGCAGGAAGGCGGGCGCTGGGTTCAGGCGGGATAA
- the purN gene encoding phosphoribosylglycinamide formyltransferase, whose translation MADRAKVAVLISGSGTNMAALLYASRAADCPYEIVLVAANDPEAKGLRLAEAEGVATFALSHKGMKRPEHDAAMDGAIRASGAAWVALAGYMRILTPEFVGKWEGRMVNIHPSLLPKYTGLHTHERAIEAGDSHGGVSVHLVTAQLDDGPVLGQTPVAILPGDTADSLAARVLIAEHQLYSRCLASLVTRETSPAWLLERVRERAMEMPEADETVSHGMACFGIVKGKKFAYVSADHHGDGRVALLVKISGPDEQAMLIEQDEARYYRPTYFGNEWIGIRLDLGDTDWDAIRDWLGRSWRAVAPKKLTILLDAADAF comes from the coding sequence TTGGCTGACAGGGCTAAAGTCGCCGTCCTGATCTCGGGCAGCGGCACCAACATGGCCGCGCTGCTCTATGCCAGCCGCGCGGCCGACTGCCCTTACGAGATCGTGCTTGTCGCGGCCAACGATCCCGAGGCCAAAGGTCTGCGCCTGGCCGAAGCGGAAGGCGTTGCAACCTTCGCGCTCAGCCACAAAGGCATGAAGCGCCCGGAGCACGACGCGGCGATGGACGGCGCGATCCGCGCCAGCGGCGCCGCATGGGTGGCGCTGGCCGGCTATATGCGCATTCTTACGCCAGAATTCGTGGGCAAGTGGGAAGGCCGGATGGTCAATATCCACCCCTCGCTCCTGCCCAAGTACACCGGCCTGCACACCCACGAACGGGCAATCGAGGCGGGCGACAGCCACGGCGGCGTCAGCGTCCACCTCGTCACCGCGCAGCTGGACGACGGCCCTGTGCTGGGCCAGACCCCGGTTGCGATCCTGCCCGGCGACACGGCGGACAGCCTTGCTGCCCGCGTGCTGATCGCCGAGCACCAGCTCTATTCGCGCTGCCTTGCCAGCCTCGTCACGCGCGAAACCAGCCCCGCATGGCTGCTCGAACGCGTGCGCGAGCGGGCGATGGAAATGCCCGAAGCGGACGAGACTGTCAGCCATGGCATGGCCTGCTTCGGCATCGTGAAGGGCAAGAAGTTCGCTTACGTCAGCGCCGACCATCACGGAGACGGCCGCGTCGCCTTGCTGGTCAAGATCAGCGGGCCGGATGAACAGGCCATGCTGATCGAACAGGACGAAGCGCGCTATTACCGCCCCACTTACTTCGGCAACGAGTGGATCGGCATCCGTCTGGATCTGGGCGATACCGATTGGGACGCGATTCGCGATTGGCTTGGCCGGTCCTGGCGCGCGGTAGCGCCCAAAAAGCTGACGATCCTGCTGGACGCTGCCGACGCATTCTGA
- a CDS encoding DUF2794 domain-containing protein encodes MAAGPQGGGSVTGSVVPFPGGGALQVGFDRLELQRILDLYGRMVAAGMWRDYAMDFARDAASFCAFRRAAERPQARIEKRPALRGKQGMWTLFGEVGQVLKRGHDLSNILSPLERKLLKIVED; translated from the coding sequence ATGGCGGCAGGCCCTCAGGGCGGCGGCTCCGTTACCGGCAGCGTCGTTCCCTTTCCCGGTGGCGGCGCGCTTCAGGTCGGTTTCGACCGGCTCGAACTCCAGCGCATTCTCGATCTTTACGGCCGCATGGTCGCTGCCGGAATGTGGCGCGACTATGCGATGGACTTCGCGCGCGATGCCGCCAGCTTCTGCGCGTTTCGCCGCGCTGCCGAGCGTCCGCAGGCCCGGATCGAGAAACGCCCGGCGCTTCGCGGCAAGCAGGGCATGTGGACGCTGTTCGGCGAAGTAGGCCAGGTGCTTAAACGCGGGCACGACTTGTCCAATATCCTCAGCCCGCTGGAGCGCAAATTGCTCAAGATCGTCGAGGACTGA
- a CDS encoding ATPase — translation MRQIALPLSAASDSPPRIVVAAANSGVVDALLEPGSWPFRTAILSGPARSGKSLLARWFAESGAGDAIDDAHLMEEDALFHRWNRAQESRRPLLIVAQNRFAPGTGDGEGAGEEARWRVTLPDLSSRLGAALDLEIGEPDDAMLAGLIEIHAEMRGLILDETAIQYLAGRCERSHLGVERLVAAIDRLSLERKVAPTMTIWRDALIETKGGDTREP, via the coding sequence ATGAGGCAGATCGCCCTTCCGCTGTCCGCTGCGAGCGACAGCCCGCCGCGCATTGTCGTGGCTGCCGCCAATTCCGGCGTGGTCGACGCGCTGCTGGAACCCGGCAGCTGGCCATTCCGAACCGCAATTCTGTCCGGCCCAGCGCGTTCCGGCAAGTCGCTGTTGGCACGCTGGTTTGCCGAATCGGGCGCGGGCGATGCCATCGACGATGCCCATCTCATGGAAGAGGATGCGCTGTTCCACCGCTGGAACCGTGCGCAGGAAAGCCGCCGCCCACTGCTGATCGTCGCCCAAAACCGCTTCGCGCCCGGAACGGGTGACGGTGAAGGTGCTGGAGAGGAGGCGCGCTGGCGGGTGACCTTGCCCGACTTGTCCTCGCGGCTGGGTGCAGCGCTCGATCTGGAGATCGGCGAGCCGGACGATGCCATGCTGGCCGGGCTCATCGAAATCCACGCCGAGATGCGCGGGCTCATCCTCGATGAAACGGCGATTCAGTATCTTGCAGGACGGTGCGAGCGTAGCCATCTGGGCGTCGAACGTCTGGTCGCCGCCATCGACCGGCTCAGTCTTGAGCGTAAGGTCGCGCCTACCATGACGATCTGGCGCGACGCCCTGATTGAGACTAAAGGCGGCGACACCAGGGAGCCGTGA
- the purM gene encoding phosphoribosylformylglycinamidine cyclo-ligase: protein MSDDNSQKSYSYEQAGVSIAAGNALVKAIAPLAKSTARPGADAELGGFGGFFDPRAAGYKDPLLVAANDGVGTKVKLAIDHDRHDQIGIDLVAMCVNDLIVQGAEPLFFLDYFATGKLENGVAERVVASIADGCKISGCALIGGETAEMPGMYAAGDYDLAGFCVGAVERGEQLTGDKVAAGDVLLGLASSGVHSNGYSLVRRLAEDKGWKLNRPALFDPEVLLIDALMAPTRIYVKSLLPFVRPKDGKPARIHALAHITGGGLLENIPRVLPKGLHARIDADAWPQPRLMAFLQAQGHIEPGEMARTFNCGVGMVLAVAADEVASLTADLEAAGETVFTIGTIEAGEKGCTVTGSVETWSAQEPWEAVHLG, encoded by the coding sequence ATGTCCGACGATAACTCTCAGAAGAGCTACAGCTACGAGCAGGCCGGCGTCTCGATCGCGGCCGGAAATGCGCTGGTCAAGGCCATCGCCCCGCTCGCGAAATCCACCGCCCGGCCCGGGGCAGACGCGGAGCTTGGCGGCTTCGGCGGCTTCTTCGATCCGCGCGCAGCCGGTTACAAAGACCCGCTGCTGGTCGCCGCCAACGACGGCGTCGGCACCAAGGTCAAGCTGGCCATCGACCATGACCGCCACGACCAGATCGGCATCGACCTTGTCGCCATGTGCGTCAACGACCTGATCGTGCAAGGCGCGGAGCCGCTATTCTTCCTCGACTATTTCGCCACCGGCAAGCTGGAGAACGGCGTCGCTGAGCGAGTCGTCGCCAGCATCGCCGATGGCTGCAAGATTTCAGGCTGCGCCCTGATCGGCGGCGAAACCGCTGAAATGCCGGGCATGTATGCTGCCGGCGACTACGACCTCGCCGGCTTCTGCGTCGGCGCGGTGGAGCGCGGCGAACAGCTGACCGGCGACAAGGTCGCGGCAGGCGACGTGCTGCTGGGCCTCGCCTCCTCGGGCGTGCACTCGAACGGCTATTCGCTGGTGCGCCGCCTTGCGGAGGACAAGGGCTGGAAGCTGAACCGCCCTGCCCTGTTCGACCCTGAAGTGCTGCTGATCGACGCGCTGATGGCGCCTACGCGCATCTATGTGAAAAGCCTGCTGCCCTTCGTTCGCCCAAAGGACGGAAAGCCGGCGCGCATCCATGCCCTGGCCCACATCACCGGCGGCGGTCTGCTGGAGAACATTCCCCGCGTGCTGCCCAAGGGCCTGCATGCGCGAATCGACGCTGATGCCTGGCCCCAGCCGCGCCTGATGGCGTTCCTGCAGGCGCAGGGCCACATCGAGCCGGGCGAGATGGCGCGCACCTTCAACTGCGGCGTCGGCATGGTGCTGGCGGTCGCAGCGGACGAAGTCGCCTCGCTCACGGCCGATCTCGAGGCAGCGGGCGAAACCGTCTTCACGATCGGCACCATCGAGGCCGGCGAAAAGGGCTGCACCGTTACCGGTTCGGTGGAGACCTGGTCCGCGCAAGAACCTTGGGAAGCCGTCCACCTTGGCTGA
- a CDS encoding leucyl aminopeptidase produces the protein MKIQFLGAAIAPNARLVARFVNQDALPADLEPVLAEGAKRARFSGKAGQVFEGFAERGGNVVRAALAGIGEASGKDRKGAIERAGANVVAKYLTSGETALTLDLTGAGLTAEEAAGALLGAVLRSWRHDVYRTKLGADAKPSLSEISVVGAPEGTEAAWEIEQAIGQGVSFTRELVTEPANIIYPESFVERCKARMAGTGLTIRVLDDKDMAALGMGSLLGVAQGSIRPARILVMEWLGGVEGEKPVAFVGKGVTFDTGGISIKPAAGMEDMKWDMGGAGAVAGTMLALALRGAKANVIGVCGLVENMPDGNAQRPGDVVTSMSGQTIEVINTDAEGRLVLCDALTWVQREYSPAKVIDLATLTGAIILSLAHEYAGLFSNNDALAAELNAAGDASGDRLWRMPMGSAYDKMIDSPIADIKNVGPRSGGSITAAQFLLRFIENDTPWAHLDIAGTVWTDKAGATWDKGATGFGVRLLDRFVRDTLEA, from the coding sequence ATGAAGATCCAGTTCCTTGGCGCGGCAATTGCCCCCAATGCCCGTCTCGTTGCGCGCTTCGTCAACCAGGACGCGCTGCCCGCCGACCTTGAGCCGGTGCTGGCCGAGGGTGCGAAGAGGGCAAGGTTTTCCGGCAAGGCGGGCCAGGTCTTCGAGGGATTCGCTGAGCGCGGTGGCAACGTCGTGCGCGCGGCACTGGCTGGCATCGGCGAGGCTTCGGGCAAGGATCGCAAGGGTGCGATCGAGCGTGCGGGCGCCAATGTTGTCGCCAAGTACCTGACAAGCGGCGAAACTGCGCTCACCCTGGACCTCACCGGCGCCGGCCTCACCGCTGAGGAAGCGGCCGGCGCGCTGCTGGGCGCGGTGCTGCGTTCATGGCGTCATGACGTCTACCGCACCAAGCTGGGCGCGGATGCCAAGCCCAGCCTCAGCGAAATTTCCGTCGTCGGCGCGCCGGAAGGCACCGAGGCCGCCTGGGAGATCGAGCAGGCCATCGGGCAGGGCGTGTCCTTCACCCGCGAACTCGTCACCGAACCCGCCAACATCATCTACCCCGAGAGTTTCGTGGAGCGCTGCAAGGCGCGCATGGCAGGCACCGGCCTCACCATCCGCGTCCTCGACGACAAGGACATGGCTGCGCTCGGCATGGGCTCGCTGCTCGGCGTGGCGCAGGGCTCGATTCGCCCCGCGCGCATCCTCGTCATGGAATGGCTGGGCGGCGTCGAGGGCGAGAAGCCCGTGGCTTTCGTCGGCAAGGGCGTGACCTTCGACACCGGCGGCATCTCGATCAAGCCGGCGGCCGGCATGGAAGACATGAAGTGGGACATGGGCGGGGCCGGTGCGGTTGCCGGCACCATGCTCGCGCTCGCGCTGCGGGGGGCCAAGGCCAACGTGATCGGCGTTTGCGGCCTCGTCGAGAACATGCCCGACGGCAATGCCCAGCGCCCGGGCGACGTCGTCACCTCGATGTCGGGCCAGACCATCGAAGTCATCAACACCGACGCCGAAGGCCGCCTCGTCCTGTGCGATGCGCTGACCTGGGTGCAGCGCGAATACAGCCCCGCGAAGGTGATCGACCTTGCCACGCTAACCGGTGCGATCATCCTCAGCCTCGCGCATGAATATGCCGGCCTGTTCTCTAACAACGACGCGCTCGCAGCCGAGCTGAACGCTGCCGGTGACGCTTCGGGCGACCGCCTGTGGCGGATGCCGATGGGTTCGGCCTACGACAAGATGATCGACAGCCCGATCGCCGACATCAAGAATGTCGGCCCGCGCTCTGGCGGCTCGATCACGGCGGCGCAGTTCCTGCTGCGCTTCATCGAGAACGACACCCCCTGGGCGCACCTCGACATCGCGGGCACCGTATGGACCGACAAGGCCGGGGCGACCTGGGACAAGGGCGCAACCGGCTTTGGCGTGCGCCTGCTGGACCGCTTTGTGCGCGATACACTGGAAGCGTGA
- the epsC gene encoding serine O-acetyltransferase EpsC: protein MLGDIVRYLDSVVARDPAPRSRWEVLLYPGAWAVFWHRIAHALFQADLFFLARVVNHLSRFMTAIDIHPGATIGKNFFIDHGFTVIGETAIIGDNVTIYQCVTLGGSNPTNGVGGKRHPTLLDNVIVGSGAQIIGPVTIGRRARIGASAVVTEDVPEGATMIGVKARSTLVKAETYAKEFMPYGTPCKEPCEPVGNQRVDELEEQVALLRSQVESLLAAREHETRKVERAGESVLKGL from the coding sequence ATGCTGGGTGATATTGTCCGCTACCTGGATTCCGTTGTCGCACGTGATCCTGCGCCGCGTTCGCGGTGGGAAGTCCTGCTGTATCCGGGAGCGTGGGCCGTGTTCTGGCACCGGATCGCCCATGCGCTGTTCCAGGCCGACCTTTTCTTTCTGGCGCGCGTGGTGAACCACCTCTCGCGCTTCATGACCGCCATCGACATCCATCCGGGCGCGACCATCGGCAAGAATTTCTTTATCGACCACGGTTTCACCGTCATCGGCGAAACCGCGATCATTGGTGACAACGTGACGATCTACCAGTGCGTGACACTGGGCGGTTCGAACCCCACCAACGGCGTGGGCGGCAAACGCCATCCGACTTTGCTCGACAACGTGATCGTGGGGTCGGGCGCACAGATCATCGGCCCGGTCACGATCGGCAGGCGCGCGCGCATCGGCGCCAGTGCCGTGGTTACCGAGGACGTGCCCGAAGGCGCGACGATGATCGGCGTCAAGGCCCGCTCCACCCTGGTCAAGGCAGAGACCTACGCCAAGGAATTCATGCCCTACGGCACGCCCTGCAAGGAACCTTGCGAGCCGGTAGGCAACCAGCGCGTCGACGAACTCGAAGAACAGGTCGCCCTGCTGCGCTCGCAAGTGGAATCGCTTCTGGCAGCGCGTGAGCATGAGACCCGCAAGGTCGAACGGGCAGGCGAATCGGTGCTCAAGGGTCTTTGA
- the ndk gene encoding nucleoside-diphosphate kinase encodes MSVTRTFSIIKPDATRRNLTGAVTKMLEEAGLRVVASKRIQMSKEQAEGFYAVHAERPFFGDLVSFMISGPVVVQVLEGEDAVKRNRDIMGATNPENADAGTIRKELAESIEANSVHGSDSEENAAIEIAYFFKPEELVG; translated from the coding sequence ATGTCGGTCACCCGCACTTTTTCGATCATCAAGCCCGACGCAACCCGCCGCAACCTGACCGGCGCCGTCACCAAGATGCTTGAGGAAGCCGGCCTGCGCGTCGTCGCTTCCAAGCGCATCCAGATGTCCAAGGAGCAGGCCGAGGGCTTCTACGCCGTTCACGCCGAGCGTCCCTTCTTTGGTGACCTCGTCTCGTTCATGATCTCGGGCCCGGTCGTGGTTCAGGTTCTCGAAGGTGAAGACGCCGTGAAGCGCAACCGCGACATCATGGGCGCCACCAACCCCGAGAACGCCGATGCCGGCACGATCCGCAAGGAACTGGCCGAATCGATCGAAGCAAACTCGGTCCACGGTTCGGATTCGGAAGAGAACGCAGCGATCGAGATCGCCTACTTCTTCAAGCCGGAAGAACTGGTGGGCTGA